The following proteins are co-located in the Flectobacillus major DSM 103 genome:
- a CDS encoding sensor histidine kinase yields the protein MSSKKDTFLSNKGKRIIIVVFAFILLNLVSYVIDPYSSYWVSYLKRSVLSITEDLALSFTFCLLISESSIFISNKLNESISWTEKPLKRLVFETGLNLVIIFGSLAILDQLYRLIDESETCIETHSADQVRGFFQWIVVSVIIAFMIIGINTCNYLIVNWKNAAMKAAALDQLAVEAELQSLKLQIDPHFVFNNLSVLSELILVNQQLGYEYAENFSKIYRYMLVNSKKDIILLEEELKFLNSYIFLIKNRIGDGVTFEVNIDKASKQLYLPPLTLQLLVENALKHNKTNKKNPLKISIYNTDEQVLVVENALLPIENQLESSGIGIQNIIRRYDLLWQKQPEIIQNETTFKVKIPLIKQ from the coding sequence ATGAGCAGTAAAAAAGATACATTTTTGAGCAATAAGGGAAAGCGTATAATCATTGTGGTATTCGCTTTTATCTTGTTGAATCTTGTTTCTTATGTCATTGATCCTTATTCTTCTTACTGGGTTTCTTACCTGAAACGCTCTGTACTTTCTATTACAGAAGACTTAGCTTTATCATTTACCTTTTGCTTATTAATCTCAGAATCAAGCATATTTATTAGTAACAAACTCAATGAATCGATTTCGTGGACAGAAAAACCTTTGAAGCGATTGGTTTTTGAAACAGGATTAAACTTGGTTATTATCTTCGGAAGTCTTGCCATATTAGACCAATTGTACCGATTAATAGATGAGTCTGAAACTTGTATAGAAACTCATTCGGCTGACCAAGTAAGAGGTTTTTTTCAGTGGATTGTAGTCAGTGTCATTATTGCCTTTATGATTATTGGCATTAATACTTGTAATTACCTGATTGTCAACTGGAAAAATGCTGCTATGAAAGCTGCCGCACTCGACCAACTCGCTGTTGAAGCAGAACTACAATCTTTAAAACTTCAGATAGACCCTCATTTTGTATTCAATAACCTAAGTGTGCTTTCTGAATTGATATTGGTTAATCAACAATTGGGCTATGAATATGCCGAGAATTTCTCAAAAATATACCGCTACATGTTGGTCAATTCCAAGAAAGATATAATTCTGTTAGAAGAAGAATTGAAGTTTCTAAATTCGTATATATTCCTGATTAAGAATCGAATAGGCGATGGCGTAACATTTGAAGTCAATATTGACAAAGCCAGCAAACAACTGTATTTGCCTCCGCTAACTTTACAATTATTGGTAGAAAATGCCTTGAAACACAATAAAACCAATAAGAAAAATCCCTTGAAAATTAGTATTTATAACACCGATGAACAAGTATTAGTGGTTGAAAACGCATTACTTCCCATCGAAAATCAGCTTGAATCATCAGGAATCGGTATTCAAAATATTATCAGGAGGTATGATTTACTCTGGCAAAAACAGCCTGAAATTATACAGAACGAAACTACCTTTAAAGTAAAAATTCCGTTAATAAAACAATGA
- a CDS encoding LytR/AlgR family response regulator transcription factor: MIEKILIIEDEKPNADRLQRLIKIIRPKATILEVLDSISDSVVWFNTHAKPDVVMMDVRLSDGLSFEIFEQVNINCPIIFTTAYDEYAVKAFKYNSIDYLLKPVEQDELLTAFTKLEALSVDSRQKSLEGLLDFLKPKDFRCRFLLPYKDGYKTVQVSDIAFFYSKLKITRAKLFSGSEETIPLTLEELELQLNPKTFFRANRQIIIHVDAIQQVHNYFNGKLKIDIAKNADIEVIISRDKAGLFKSWMDY, from the coding sequence ATGATAGAAAAAATACTGATCATAGAAGACGAAAAACCAAATGCGGATAGACTACAACGTTTGATTAAAATAATCAGACCTAAAGCTACTATTCTTGAGGTATTAGACAGTATTTCCGACAGTGTGGTTTGGTTCAATACCCATGCAAAACCTGATGTGGTGATGATGGACGTAAGATTGTCGGACGGATTGAGTTTTGAGATTTTTGAGCAAGTAAACATCAATTGTCCAATCATTTTTACAACGGCTTATGATGAATATGCCGTAAAAGCATTCAAATACAATAGCATTGATTATTTGTTGAAACCCGTTGAACAAGACGAATTACTAACGGCCTTTACAAAACTGGAAGCATTATCTGTCGATTCTCGCCAAAAATCGTTGGAAGGATTATTAGATTTTTTAAAACCAAAAGACTTCAGATGTAGATTTTTACTTCCTTATAAAGATGGTTATAAAACAGTTCAGGTAAGTGATATTGCCTTTTTTTATTCTAAACTAAAAATCACCAGAGCCAAACTTTTCAGTGGCTCAGAAGAAACCATTCCGCTGACGCTGGAAGAACTTGAATTACAGCTCAATCCCAAAACCTTTTTCAGAGCCAATCGCCAAATTATCATTCATGTCGATGCCATTCAGCAAGTCCACAATTATTTCAATGGAAAGTTAAAAATTGACATTGCTAAAAACGCAGACATAGAAGTAATCATTAGTCGTGATAAAGCTGGATTATTCAAATCGTGGATGGATTATTAA
- a CDS encoding efflux RND transporter periplasmic adaptor subunit, with amino-acid sequence MIFSCTEQAQEQAEQAPLSVDFLPINTANVDVAKKYPGAIEGAVNVDLKAQVSGYLEQIFVKEGDYVQKGQALFKIKAEVFNEQVNNSLATLKAALAAQANAKLEIEKIRPLVEGKVVSEIQLQTAEANYEAASAQVNQAKALLSSSKINAAFSLIKAPISGYIGRIPNRIGNLVTPTDLVPLTTLSDINQVFVYFSLTEADYIAFMKEKGLQKNANTVSLVMADGSEYKHKGKLEFASGNIDRTTGSIALKAIFPNPDKLLRSGGSAGVVLQKAYNTALLVPMASVKDIQDKYFVFSLADSNKVAMKPFEIEGKSGSNYIVKSGISVGEKIATTSIDLLNEGMTVIPNITKGALGQ; translated from the coding sequence ATGATATTTTCTTGTACAGAACAAGCTCAAGAACAGGCTGAGCAAGCACCGCTAAGTGTTGACTTCCTTCCAATAAATACTGCTAATGTTGATGTTGCCAAAAAATATCCTGGAGCTATTGAAGGGGCTGTCAATGTTGATTTGAAAGCACAAGTATCAGGCTATTTAGAGCAAATATTTGTAAAAGAAGGCGATTATGTACAAAAAGGACAGGCACTTTTCAAAATCAAAGCAGAGGTATTCAACGAACAGGTAAATAATAGTTTGGCAACACTCAAAGCCGCTTTGGCGGCACAGGCCAACGCCAAATTGGAAATAGAAAAGATTCGCCCTTTGGTAGAAGGAAAAGTAGTTTCTGAAATCCAACTACAAACGGCAGAAGCCAATTACGAAGCTGCGTCGGCACAAGTAAACCAAGCAAAAGCCCTGTTAAGCTCTTCTAAAATCAATGCGGCATTTAGCCTAATAAAAGCTCCAATTAGCGGTTATATTGGTAGAATTCCGAACAGAATTGGCAATTTGGTAACGCCCACCGACCTTGTTCCACTTACTACTCTTTCAGACATCAATCAGGTTTTTGTTTATTTCTCGCTCACAGAAGCCGATTACATCGCTTTTATGAAAGAAAAAGGTTTACAAAAAAATGCAAATACAGTTTCATTAGTGATGGCTGACGGTAGCGAGTACAAACACAAAGGTAAACTAGAATTTGCCAGCGGAAATATAGACCGCACTACTGGAAGCATTGCTTTGAAAGCCATTTTTCCTAATCCTGACAAACTACTACGTTCGGGAGGTTCGGCTGGTGTGGTTTTACAAAAAGCTTATAACACTGCACTATTAGTACCCATGGCAAGTGTGAAAGATATTCAAGATAAATACTTTGTTTTTTCCCTAGCTGATAGCAACAAAGTAGCCATGAAGCCCTTTGAAATTGAAGGTAAATCTGGCAGTAATTATATCGTAAAATCTGGCATTAGTGTTGGCGAGAAAATAGCCACAACAAGCATTGATTTATTGAATGAAGGAATGACGGTTATTCCTAACATCACAAAGGGGGCATTAGGGCAATAA
- a CDS encoding efflux RND transporter permease subunit, translating into MLKKIIDRPVLATVISIVIVVLGIVGLDRLSVTRFPDISPPTVMVSGSYPGGNSETVIRSVVTPLEEQINGVENMQYIKSTASNDGTFSISIIFKQGVNADQAAVNVQNRVQQATPILPQEVVRMGLTTSKQQNSMIMIFNLFTEDNQKYDEKFLQNYANINLIPQIKRVPGVGQAMVFGTKDYSMRIWLNPRQMANYNLVPADISNAIADQSLEAAPGKLGEESNAALEYVIRYKGKKNLPEDYDNIVVKNTGNNIIRLKDVARIEFGAISYSGNNTSNGRNTATIAIIQTTGSNANEIEIGIDKEIERLSKSFPPGIKYSKLMSTKEKLDEATSQVKSTLFEAFVLVFLVVFLFLQDFRSTIIPAIAVPVAIIGTFFFLLVLGFTINVLTLFALVLAIGIVVDDAIVVVEAVHSKMEGTHLSGKEATHSAMGEITGAVISITLVMSAVFIPIGFMTGSAGIFYKQFAYTLAIAIIISAVNALTLTPALCALLLKNTHSESNATVGFSKRFFAGFNAGFDNITNRYVKSIRFLAIHKWLAAGFVMSIMGVATWAIMSTPKSFVPMEDDSMFIYVLSMPPGTALTPTTKVADKIDKLLSEIEAIEDNTTITGFNLMTNSTSPAYAVGFVKFKPRTQRGKIQDIDELMEVVDAKLSVVREGGILTMRMPPVDGYGVTNGAEIVLQDRQGRSSVALKAQADKVIADLMKVSGVQLAYTMFRADYPQLELEVDEDKAKQMGLNINGILGTVQSYFSGDQSLNFSRFGKFYRVNIKADGVFRMDEQAFDEIFVRNDKGIMIPVKSVISLHKVYGPESVSRYNLYNALTININAMPGISNGALMERLETVLDKMPTDYSYEWTGLSLEEKSAGNQTIAILGLCLLFVYLLLSAQYESYLLPLAVLLSIPTGILGAYIGIKSIGLDNNIYVQIGIIMLIGLLAKNAILIVEFAVQRRRAGLSILDAALDASKARLRPIVMTSLAFIVGMLPLMFSKGGTATGNHSISTSAAMGMLSGVVLGVIVIPLLFMLFQYLQEKVSGKKQVF; encoded by the coding sequence ATGTTAAAAAAAATAATAGATAGACCCGTTTTGGCAACGGTAATTTCTATCGTGATTGTGGTATTAGGAATTGTTGGACTTGATAGACTTTCCGTAACACGATTTCCAGATATTTCACCGCCAACCGTCATGGTGTCGGGTTCATATCCTGGGGGTAATAGCGAAACTGTGATTCGTTCGGTAGTTACGCCACTCGAAGAGCAAATCAATGGCGTAGAAAATATGCAGTATATCAAATCTACAGCTAGTAATGATGGCACATTTTCAATATCAATTATCTTCAAGCAAGGCGTAAATGCCGACCAAGCAGCAGTAAATGTACAAAATCGTGTACAACAAGCTACGCCTATTTTGCCACAAGAAGTAGTTAGAATGGGACTCACTACTTCCAAACAACAGAATAGCATGATTATGATATTCAATTTGTTTACGGAAGATAATCAAAAATACGATGAAAAGTTTTTACAAAATTATGCCAATATCAACCTTATTCCACAAATCAAAAGAGTTCCGGGCGTAGGGCAAGCCATGGTTTTTGGAACAAAAGATTATTCTATGCGTATTTGGCTGAACCCTCGCCAAATGGCCAATTATAATTTAGTTCCTGCCGACATCAGTAATGCCATTGCCGACCAAAGTTTAGAAGCTGCACCTGGAAAATTGGGCGAAGAATCTAACGCTGCTTTGGAGTACGTAATTCGTTATAAAGGCAAAAAGAATCTACCCGAAGACTATGATAATATTGTTGTTAAGAATACTGGAAATAATATTATTCGCTTGAAAGATGTAGCACGGATTGAATTTGGTGCTATTTCTTACAGTGGTAACAACACTTCTAACGGGCGGAATACGGCTACCATTGCGATTATACAAACCACTGGTTCAAACGCCAATGAAATCGAAATAGGAATCGATAAAGAGATTGAGCGACTGTCTAAATCGTTTCCTCCAGGTATAAAATATTCAAAATTAATGAGTACCAAGGAAAAATTGGACGAAGCAACCAGTCAGGTAAAATCCACTTTGTTTGAAGCCTTTGTGCTTGTATTCTTGGTTGTATTTCTGTTTTTACAGGATTTTCGTTCTACGATTATTCCTGCCATTGCTGTGCCTGTAGCCATCATCGGAACGTTTTTCTTCTTGCTCGTACTGGGTTTTACCATTAATGTATTGACCCTCTTTGCCTTAGTGTTAGCCATTGGAATCGTGGTAGATGATGCCATTGTAGTGGTAGAAGCGGTGCATAGTAAAATGGAAGGGACTCATCTAAGTGGAAAAGAAGCGACTCATTCAGCAATGGGAGAAATCACAGGAGCTGTAATTTCTATTACGCTTGTAATGTCTGCGGTATTTATTCCGATTGGCTTTATGACGGGTTCAGCAGGGATTTTTTATAAGCAATTTGCTTATACACTGGCTATTGCTATCATCATTTCAGCCGTTAATGCCCTGACATTGACACCTGCTTTGTGTGCCTTACTCTTGAAAAACACACACAGTGAAAGTAACGCTACGGTAGGTTTTAGTAAACGTTTTTTTGCTGGTTTCAATGCGGGTTTTGATAATATTACCAATCGCTACGTAAAGAGCATTCGTTTCTTGGCCATACACAAGTGGTTGGCCGCTGGTTTTGTAATGTCCATAATGGGCGTAGCAACTTGGGCTATTATGAGTACCCCAAAAAGTTTTGTGCCTATGGAGGATGATAGCATGTTTATTTACGTACTCAGTATGCCCCCAGGTACAGCCTTGACTCCAACAACCAAAGTAGCTGATAAAATTGATAAGCTTTTGTCGGAAATCGAAGCTATTGAAGATAATACCACCATTACGGGCTTTAACCTGATGACCAACAGTACAAGCCCTGCTTATGCAGTAGGTTTTGTCAAATTTAAACCCAGAACTCAGCGAGGAAAAATTCAAGACATAGACGAATTGATGGAGGTTGTTGATGCCAAATTATCTGTTGTTAGAGAAGGCGGTATCCTCACAATGAGAATGCCACCAGTAGATGGATATGGCGTTACAAACGGTGCTGAAATTGTATTACAAGACCGTCAGGGGCGTAGTTCAGTAGCATTGAAAGCTCAGGCTGACAAAGTAATTGCCGATTTAATGAAGGTCTCTGGTGTGCAATTAGCCTACACCATGTTCCGTGCTGATTATCCTCAGTTAGAGCTGGAAGTGGATGAAGACAAAGCCAAACAAATGGGGCTTAATATTAATGGTATTTTAGGTACGGTTCAAAGCTATTTCTCGGGCGACCAATCGTTAAATTTTTCACGATTTGGAAAATTTTATCGGGTAAATATCAAAGCAGATGGTGTATTTAGAATGGACGAACAAGCTTTTGATGAAATTTTTGTTCGAAACGATAAAGGAATAATGATTCCTGTAAAATCAGTTATTTCCTTGCACAAAGTCTATGGCCCAGAATCGGTAAGTCGCTACAATCTTTATAATGCGTTGACAATTAATATCAATGCGATGCCCGGAATAAGTAACGGAGCTTTGATGGAACGTTTGGAAACTGTTTTGGATAAAATGCCAACCGATTATAGTTACGAATGGACAGGTTTGAGTTTAGAAGAAAAATCAGCGGGAAATCAGACGATAGCCATTTTGGGGCTTTGTTTACTCTTTGTGTATTTACTATTGTCTGCTCAGTACGAAAGTTATTTATTGCCTCTTGCGGTTTTGTTATCTATTCCAACGGGGATTCTGGGAGCTTATATCGGTATCAAAAGTATTGGATTAGACAACAACATTTATGTACAAATTGGAATCATTATGCTGATTGGTCTATTAGCCAAAAATGCCATTTTGATAGTAGAATTTGCCGTACAACGTAGGCGTGCAGGATTATCCATTCTGGATGCCGCATTAGATGCTTCCAAAGCCAGACTAAGACCTATCGTGATGACTTCACTCGCATTTATTGTAGGAATGCTTCCACTGATGTTTTCAAAAGGAGGCACTGCAACAGGAAATCATTCTATCAGTACCAGTGCCGCCATGGGCATGCTAAGTGGTGTGGTTTTGGGCGTAATTGTTATTCCTTTATTGTTTATGTTATTCCAATACTTACAAGAAAAAGTATCAGGGAAAAAGCAAGTGTTTTAA
- a CDS encoding efflux transporter outer membrane subunit, with the protein MSLLLSSCMIEKKYSRTNLNIPEQYRETVTVTADTVQLPWRTFFRDSILVNLIEKALQKNNEIAVAVMNMQQLDLMYKQSKLGLYPTVDLNVGANRNWLSKSSLNGSLTEQFLGTSYMDDYAANLRLSWEADIWGKAKAHREASLANYFAQKENLSALKTRLIVQVAQAYYHLIALDEQLKVAKRNIVLGDSTLAMIRLQYKSGQVNSLAVEQTEAQKKTAELLVPLALQNIAIQENALSILCGEYPNSIARVGIMDNAMPSVIFPLGVPAMLLSRRPDVKSAEYAVASANANRNIAHIAMYPSISLTPSVGMNSFKLNTWFNLPGSIVKNVGVNLTQPIFMKKSLKTAYDIAIIEQEKAVSTFKQSLLTAVAEVSDALAKAKYADERMDLVKQKKVSLTKATNDVFKLYKSGMATYLEVITTQNNSLQNELEAIEIKKETFNAITDLYRTLGGGGE; encoded by the coding sequence ATGTCACTACTACTTTCTTCTTGTATGATAGAGAAGAAATATAGTCGTACAAACCTAAACATTCCTGAGCAGTATCGTGAAACCGTTACAGTAACGGCAGATACTGTTCAATTACCTTGGAGAACCTTTTTTAGAGATTCAATATTGGTTAATCTTATCGAAAAAGCACTTCAAAAAAATAACGAAATCGCAGTAGCTGTGATGAATATGCAACAGTTGGATTTGATGTATAAGCAATCAAAACTGGGGCTTTATCCAACAGTAGATTTGAACGTCGGTGCCAATAGAAATTGGCTTTCTAAAAGCTCCCTTAATGGCTCGTTGACTGAACAATTTTTGGGAACAAGTTACATGGATGATTATGCTGCCAATCTAAGGCTTTCTTGGGAAGCTGATATTTGGGGAAAAGCCAAGGCACATCGGGAAGCTTCACTTGCCAACTATTTTGCACAAAAAGAAAACCTTTCAGCCTTAAAAACAAGGCTCATCGTTCAGGTTGCTCAAGCCTATTATCACTTAATTGCACTCGACGAACAATTGAAAGTAGCCAAACGTAACATTGTTTTGGGAGATAGCACGCTGGCGATGATTCGACTTCAATATAAATCTGGACAAGTAAATTCCCTAGCCGTTGAACAGACAGAAGCACAAAAAAAAACAGCAGAACTATTAGTGCCATTAGCCTTACAAAATATTGCTATACAAGAAAATGCCCTTAGTATTTTGTGTGGAGAATACCCCAATAGCATTGCCAGAGTTGGAATAATGGATAATGCCATGCCTTCAGTGATATTTCCTTTGGGCGTTCCAGCGATGCTTTTGAGTCGCCGACCAGACGTAAAATCGGCAGAATACGCTGTTGCCTCAGCCAATGCAAATAGGAATATTGCCCATATAGCCATGTATCCAAGTATTAGCCTTACGCCATCTGTAGGAATGAATTCTTTTAAGCTTAATACTTGGTTTAATCTACCAGGTTCTATTGTGAAAAACGTAGGTGTTAATTTAACTCAGCCAATTTTCATGAAAAAATCGCTTAAAACAGCCTATGATATTGCCATCATAGAGCAAGAAAAAGCCGTGAGTACTTTTAAACAATCGCTATTGACAGCAGTAGCTGAAGTATCAGATGCTCTTGCCAAAGCTAAGTATGCCGATGAAAGAATGGACTTAGTAAAACAAAAAAAAGTATCACTCACCAAAGCTACCAATGATGTATTTAAGCTTTATAAAAGTGGAATGGCTACATATTTAGAAGTAATTACGACACAGAACAATTCTTTACAAAATGAATTGGAAGCCATAGAAATCAAAAAAGAAACGTTTAATGCCATCACTGATTTGTACCGTACCTTGGGTGGCGGTGGAGAATAA
- a CDS encoding DoxX family protein: MMNKTNAWLNDDLGKLLVRIPTGGLMLFHGIHKLIHGHDFIKSSLIEKGLPEIMWIGVPVAEVVAPILLILGVFGRISALLISTVMIFSLYLAHGVASFNLTEHGGLEAEYNIYFILVGLGIFFAGTGKYSIYQPENKWLS; encoded by the coding sequence ATGATGAATAAAACAAATGCTTGGCTAAACGACGATTTAGGCAAATTATTAGTACGAATTCCTACAGGCGGATTAATGCTTTTTCATGGTATTCATAAATTAATACACGGTCATGATTTTATCAAAAGCTCTTTGATAGAAAAAGGACTTCCTGAAATTATGTGGATTGGCGTACCCGTTGCAGAAGTTGTCGCACCGATATTACTTATTTTAGGTGTTTTCGGTAGAATTTCCGCCTTATTGATTTCAACAGTCATGATATTTTCATTGTATCTTGCCCATGGTGTTGCATCATTTAATCTTACAGAACACGGCGGATTAGAAGCAGAATACAATATCTATTTTATTCTTGTAGGATTGGGTATTTTTTTCGCTGGAACAGGAAAATATTCGATATACCAACCCGAGAACAAGTGGCTATCTTAA
- a CDS encoding Gfo/Idh/MocA family protein, producing the protein MENQNGFLGRRGFLQQASVATAGLLAGSLSDVLGTTMGKRKVAMVGTGHRGTGMWGSPVVKEFGDIIDFVGLCDINRGRAETAKKMLGVNCPVYTDFDKMMQDTKPDLLIVTTVDATHDKFIIRGMELGADIITEKPMTTDEGKCQAILDAEKRTGKKVTVTFNYRYSPHRQKIYELLRAGAIGKVTSVDFHWYLDTRHGADYFRRWHRLRENSGSLWVHKASHHFDLLNWWLESEPESVYAQASLEHYGKNGQQRGTNCRTCSHKTSCKFYWDMTKDNRLMSLYAQNEQYDGYLRDGCVFKEDINIFDKMAATIHYANGVNVSYSLTTYSPYEGYRIAFNGTGGRLEAWIKESGKMVIEHYDELMLSKNFGDVEYIKIPQAEGHGGGDALLRDKIFRNPHTPDTYRQTAGSRDGAMAILVGIGARKSVETGLPVKISALTDLKPKAVKS; encoded by the coding sequence ATGGAAAATCAAAATGGATTCTTAGGGCGAAGAGGCTTTTTACAACAAGCTTCTGTTGCTACGGCTGGTTTACTAGCAGGTAGTTTGTCGGATGTACTAGGTACTACAATGGGCAAACGCAAGGTTGCTATGGTAGGCACTGGACACCGAGGAACGGGTATGTGGGGAAGCCCTGTTGTAAAGGAATTTGGCGATATTATTGATTTTGTGGGCCTTTGCGATATTAACCGTGGACGAGCCGAAACAGCCAAAAAAATGCTAGGTGTCAACTGCCCTGTTTATACCGATTTTGACAAAATGATGCAAGATACCAAACCCGATTTATTGATTGTAACAACAGTAGATGCTACCCACGATAAGTTTATTATTCGAGGAATGGAGCTAGGTGCCGATATTATTACCGAAAAACCCATGACTACCGATGAAGGGAAATGTCAGGCGATTTTGGATGCTGAAAAGCGTACTGGGAAAAAAGTAACGGTAACATTCAACTATCGGTATTCGCCACATCGCCAGAAGATATACGAACTCTTGCGAGCGGGTGCTATAGGCAAGGTTACATCGGTAGATTTTCACTGGTATTTAGACACCCGTCATGGTGCGGATTATTTCCGTCGTTGGCATCGCCTCCGTGAAAACTCGGGTTCGCTTTGGGTACATAAGGCTAGCCATCATTTTGATTTATTGAACTGGTGGCTGGAATCAGAACCAGAAAGCGTATACGCCCAAGCGTCGTTAGAACACTATGGCAAAAATGGGCAACAAAGGGGTACTAACTGCCGTACATGTTCGCACAAAACGAGCTGTAAGTTTTATTGGGATATGACCAAAGATAACCGCTTGATGAGTTTGTATGCTCAAAACGAACAATATGACGGCTATTTGCGTGATGGCTGTGTGTTCAAAGAAGATATTAATATTTTCGACAAAATGGCCGCTACCATTCATTATGCCAACGGTGTAAATGTAAGCTATTCATTAACAACCTATTCGCCATACGAAGGTTATCGCATTGCTTTTAATGGTACAGGCGGACGTTTGGAGGCATGGATAAAAGAGTCGGGCAAAATGGTTATTGAGCATTATGATGAGCTGATGCTCTCCAAAAACTTTGGCGATGTAGAGTATATCAAAATCCCACAAGCCGAAGGGCATGGAGGAGGTGATGCTCTTTTGAGAGATAAGATTTTTAGAAACCCTCATACACCCGATACCTATCGCCAAACAGCTGGTAGTCGCGATGGTGCAATGGCTATTTTGGTAGGAATCGGAGCTAGGAAAAGTGTAGAAACAGGCTTGCCCGTAAAAATATCTGCATTAACTGACCTAAAGCCCAAAGCCGTGAAATCATAA
- a CDS encoding YdeI/OmpD-associated family protein yields MEQPFIEQKLQLEKFPGKGGWTYLVIEPITPSTKTKFGMVQVRGYIDDFELKRYKLMPMGNGRLFLPVRAEIRKKIAKQEGDWVDVVLFMDNSALEIPEEFLLCLNDDPQAHAFFQTLSDSEKKYYLDWIASAKKEETKVNRIVTTLKNLAMHKKFYRS; encoded by the coding sequence ATGGAGCAACCTTTTATAGAACAAAAACTTCAACTTGAAAAATTTCCAGGTAAAGGCGGTTGGACATATCTTGTGATTGAGCCAATAACCCCAAGTACAAAAACTAAATTTGGAATGGTGCAGGTTCGAGGCTACATCGATGATTTTGAGCTAAAACGCTATAAACTCATGCCTATGGGAAATGGGAGACTCTTCTTGCCTGTTCGTGCCGAAATTCGGAAGAAAATTGCCAAACAAGAAGGCGACTGGGTAGATGTTGTGCTTTTTATGGATAACTCAGCCCTAGAAATCCCTGAAGAGTTTCTGTTATGCCTGAACGACGACCCTCAAGCTCATGCCTTTTTCCAAACGCTCTCAGATAGCGAAAAAAAATACTACCTTGACTGGATTGCGTCAGCTAAAAAAGAAGAAACCAAAGTAAATCGTATCGTAACTACACTCAAAAACTTGGCGATGCACAAAAAATTTTATCGCTCGTAG